One Bifidobacterium angulatum DSM 20098 = JCM 7096 DNA window includes the following coding sequences:
- the argJ gene encoding bifunctional glutamate N-acetyltransferase/amino-acid acetyltransferase ArgJ, with the protein MSVTFAQGFSAAGVEAGISSVQGKKDLALVVNNGPLDAAAGVFTSNRFCAAPVQWSRGIVADGKLKAVILNSGGANACTGEPGFAQSKKTAETVADLVGCDSHDVAVCSTGLIGELLPLDNVLNGARNAYAALASTADAGSDAAHAIMTTDTKPKTVELTGSTGWKIGGMVKGSGMIAPQLATMLCVITTDAVVSAGQMQAALAVATDRSFNRIDVDGCMSTNDTVLLLASGASGLEPDMDEFNTLVQKACASLARQIVGDGEGASHDIRITVTGATTEDAALACGRAVAASNLLKCAISGNDPNWGRIVSSLGTVPAEVAPYDSTAVTVDVNGVRICENGGAGRDRSEVDMTPREVHIDIDLHAGDAEATVWTDDLTNDYVHINADYES; encoded by the coding sequence CGTCAACAACGGTCCGCTTGACGCGGCAGCCGGCGTGTTCACCTCGAACCGATTCTGCGCGGCGCCCGTGCAGTGGTCGCGCGGCATCGTGGCGGACGGCAAGCTCAAGGCCGTCATTCTGAATTCCGGTGGCGCGAACGCCTGTACCGGCGAACCGGGATTCGCCCAGTCCAAGAAGACCGCCGAAACCGTGGCCGATCTGGTCGGGTGCGACAGTCATGATGTGGCCGTCTGCTCCACTGGTCTTATCGGCGAGCTGCTGCCGCTCGACAACGTACTCAATGGTGCCAGGAACGCCTATGCCGCACTTGCGAGCACCGCCGATGCCGGGTCGGATGCGGCGCACGCCATCATGACCACCGACACCAAGCCGAAAACCGTTGAACTGACCGGCTCCACCGGTTGGAAGATCGGCGGCATGGTCAAAGGCTCGGGCATGATCGCCCCGCAGCTGGCGACCATGCTGTGCGTGATCACCACCGATGCCGTGGTGTCCGCCGGCCAGATGCAGGCGGCCCTTGCCGTGGCCACCGACCGTTCCTTCAACCGCATCGACGTGGATGGCTGCATGTCCACCAACGACACGGTACTGCTGCTTGCCTCCGGCGCCTCCGGCCTTGAACCCGACATGGACGAGTTCAACACGCTTGTGCAGAAGGCGTGTGCATCGCTCGCACGTCAGATCGTAGGCGATGGCGAAGGCGCGAGCCATGACATCCGCATCACCGTCACCGGCGCCACCACCGAAGACGCGGCGCTTGCCTGCGGGCGTGCCGTGGCGGCATCGAATCTGCTCAAATGTGCCATCAGCGGCAACGACCCGAATTGGGGTCGTATCGTGTCCTCCCTGGGCACCGTGCCGGCCGAGGTCGCCCCGTACGATTCGACGGCGGTGACCGTCGATGTCAACGGCGTGCGAATCTGCGAGAACGGCGGCGCCGGGCGTGATCGCAGCGAGGTCGACATGACCCCGCGCGAGGTCCATATCGACATCGACCTGCATGCGGGCGATGCCGAGGCGACCGTCTGGACGGACGATCTGACCAACGATTACGTGCATATCAACGCCGACTACGAAAGCTGA